From a single Pseudalkalibacillus hwajinpoensis genomic region:
- a CDS encoding DUF1273 domain-containing protein: MANVLLVTGYKAHELGIFNDDHPGLPIIKAALRMRMAQLIEERQFEWILISGQTGVELWAGETALDLRNEYPELKLAVLTPFLEQESKWKEPTQEYYNMIMAEADFVESITSRPYENPGQLKAKNEFLVRKSNAMLVLYDEDTPGSPDYYLKESENRQRNDAGYEVFTITPIDLDLLEQDLRESNPDFYSQ; this comes from the coding sequence GTGGCGAATGTATTGCTTGTCACTGGATATAAAGCTCACGAACTCGGCATCTTTAATGATGATCATCCCGGTCTTCCGATCATTAAAGCAGCGCTTAGAATGAGAATGGCACAACTTATTGAAGAAAGGCAGTTTGAATGGATACTTATTAGTGGTCAAACAGGAGTTGAGCTCTGGGCAGGTGAGACGGCGCTTGATTTGCGGAATGAGTATCCAGAACTTAAATTAGCGGTGCTAACGCCTTTTCTTGAGCAGGAAAGTAAGTGGAAAGAACCGACACAGGAATATTATAATATGATTATGGCGGAAGCTGACTTTGTGGAATCGATTACTAGCAGGCCATATGAGAATCCCGGTCAGTTGAAAGCAAAGAACGAATTTCTTGTTCGAAAAAGTAACGCAATGCTCGTGTTATATGATGAAGATACGCCGGGATCCCCTGATTATTATCTGAAAGAGAGTGAGAACAGACAAAGAAATGATGCTGGTTACGAAGTTTTTACCATCACTCCTATTGATTTAGATCTCCTCGAGCAAGATTTACGTGAGAGTAATCCTGATTTTTATAGTCAATAG
- the gpsB gene encoding cell division regulator GpsB has protein sequence MAEQQPTQLTAKDILEKDFKSGFRGYDQDDVDKFLDVVIKDYERFENDIEQLREENTRLRREMDRMSEQQKRQQTRSQTQPGNTNYDILKRLSNLEKHVFGSKLYE, from the coding sequence ATGGCAGAGCAACAACCGACTCAATTAACAGCGAAAGATATACTTGAAAAAGATTTTAAAAGCGGATTTCGCGGATATGATCAGGATGATGTCGATAAGTTTCTTGATGTGGTCATTAAAGATTACGAACGATTTGAGAACGATATTGAACAACTTCGTGAAGAAAATACGCGTCTGAGAAGAGAAATGGATCGCATGTCCGAGCAGCAAAAGCGCCAGCAGACGCGTTCTCAGACGCAACCAGGTAACACAAATTACGATATTCTTAAACGACTTTCGAATTTAGAGAAACACGTCTTTGGTAGCAAATTATACGAATAA